From the genome of Prinia subflava isolate CZ2003 ecotype Zambia chromosome 12, Cam_Psub_1.2, whole genome shotgun sequence:
TGGCTTGTCAGCCTCCATCCTCCCCAGATTGTTAAGAGGtgataaaattgaaaaagaCACCCTGATGAATTGATTGTCTACCCGATTCCTGACTGGTATTGTTTGGAGTTGGGCTTGGATTACTGTCCTTGTCACCCTGAAGTGCAGCTGTAACCCAAGTCCCACTGGTGTTAAAGTGAGAATGGTCATTGAGAAGTGGGGGGAgttggttgtttttctgtccTTAAATGCAGTTTTGCTATGCAGCATTCATCTAGAAGGGAGAATATTTGTGATGAAGATGCAATTACCTTTCTCAAAACAACAATACTGTGCCACACGATGTTTTCTTGGTTAAACAAAAGTGGGCTGTTGAGGGTGATAACATCTGATGAATTCCTTCTTGGGGTGCTTCTCATCTTACCTGTGAAAAGGTCCATTCACATGGCGTGCCAGCGCAGCAGGGCTGAAGATCATCTCTAACAGAATTAGAGTTAGATAATGACTTCTCAACTCTTCATAATTAAATCGAGCAGGGCATGGTTCTGCAGGCTCTGTTCCAGGCTGGTTGCTGTCCTGTCTGTGATGTGTATTTCTGGGAAATGTAACAGTGGGATACCACTGAAGGGTTTGACACTAGTGCAGGTCTGAACTCTGTTTCATTAGTCTTACTTGGATATCATTTAATAGAATTGTTAAATAATGTGCATTGATATCACACAGCCTTACACTTCATTAATGCCAGACTTGGATTTAGAAGTACAATGGAGCGTGTCGGTTCCTTATGCATTCTGAAGAAAAGGGAGATATTTTCCACTTTAAATTCTTTGAGtgattttgtttctaaaataaaaactacttAAGTGCCGCACGTGAGAAAGGCAACTGACTTGTACCTGTGTTgtctcagcagggcagaagaagGAATCTCTGCGCTGCCTCCAGGGGCGCTTTGTCACCGTGTGACCCTGCCGGGAGGCCACCATGCAGCAGCCACCGCAGCCTGTCCCCCCGGGggcggctcctcctcctcccgccggCGTGGCTCGCAACATGTACTGGAGGAACAGCCCTCTGAGCAAACGGGGAAACGCGGCGGCCGCGCCCGTGCAGCCCGTGACAGACCCGTTTGCCTTCGGCAGGCAAACCCCCCAGGGCCCCCCTCTGGATAACCCACCCAAGGGCAGCGCCCCGGCcttcccacagccagccccggggcagccgCCCGCGCGCACCGGGGACAGCCCTCACGGACCACACGCgtctctgccagcccctggctctCAGGCAGGGATTAGCACCAGTACCTTTTCTAATGTTCCAGTTCCTTCTCCGTCCCTGGGGTATGCTGTAaacagtgctgcagaggggcaTCCCAACGCCGATCTCGGACTCCGTGGGCCTGCGGTGCCGTTGCATTAtaacccagcagcagcagtggaaaattCTTTCAGTGTGCATCCTGGAATGGTGTCTGCAGCGAACAAAGCTGGGGCTAGGCAGGATGGTGGCAGAGATGCAAACAATGCACCTTCAGCACTGttcccaccacctccccagcagcccgGCTCCCAGTGGAGGCCTGGGGGGAATGTGCAGTCTCCAGTTCGGAATTTTGTGCCCTATCCTGAGCCGTCTCCTCAGACTGACGTTCATAACATTTCTCAGCCTCCTGTCAGCACTTCTCACCCTCCTCCACACACGAGTGTCCTGCAGGGTCCTGGACACCCAGGTGTTCCACAAAACATCCTGCAAGCGCCTTTATCCGCTGGTTGTGAGAGGAATGGCAAAAACGGCCCTGCAAACAGCAGTCATCACATGAACAGCATCCAGCCTGGTAATGTGTTTAGGCAGAACACAGAAATGACTAACCCTTGGTTCAGCCAACCTTACCAGGAACAGTTTTACCCACAGCCACCTTTGCAAGACTCTGGTTTTGTCCTTCCCACAGCTCaggaaaacaaccccaaaaaccagTCTCCGGCTATGTCTGAAACGTCAAATAGATCTATTCCCACAGATCGAGATCCAGGAACTCTCTCCATGTTTTTTAAAGGGGATGaggcagaaaatgaagaaatactttcatctgaaaaaaattacgTAATGGAGAAAACGGAGTTTGATGCCTGTCAGCAAAATTCGGCCTCCCTGTATCACCAGCCTGTGCATCCTCAGCAGGTGGCAACCAATATTCTctcccaggcacagctgggtaCAGGTTCAGCTGGTGAGATGGTACAGAAAGGAATGGATGTGCAGTACTTCCCTAAACTCCTCAGCCATCAGGAGGCACAGGCTGCTAAGCACTCTCTGTTTGCTGGTGATGACAAGGCACAGATAGGTGACACAGCTGGGTCCCAGTACGAGAACGTGGAGAACCTGGAGTGCATCCAGAATCAGGAGGTGCTGCCGAGCGGACCCCAGGGCATCAGCGCCTCATCCCCTGCTGCTGGTCCTGACCCGTACAGGTACGGATCCTTCCCGGGTCAGGTGCTTCCCAAGAACGCTGCTGTGAGCCACGCTGAAGGAGGACCAAACTTGGAGGCACCTGATTCCTTACCTCACCCCGTCCGGCCAGACAGCGTCTCCTCCAACTACAGCACCATCAGCCACAGGAGCACTTCCAGCTCAGCACGGCCCCCGGAGCAAGCCGGGACATTTATCCAGCAGGAAATCGGGAAGCCTGAGGAGGAATCCTCCGCCAGCTTCTTCAAACAGATTGACTCCTCTCCTCTGGGGGGTGATTCAGGGGAGCTAAACCTGAGCAAGAGCTACCACGGCAATCTATCCCAGCCTCCCACTCCGAGTCCTCCTAAGCCTACAGGAGTGTTTCAGACAAGTGCAAATAGTTCTTTTGAACCTGTGAGGTCCCATGGAGTTGGTATAAAACCTGCAGAGATCGACCAAGCCAAGATGGTGGTTGAATTAAGAGAGAACCACTCAAACCAAAAGAATATCAAGAAGaacacagcagtgcctgctgcatCTCCTGGCAATCTTGAACAGCCACCAGATAATCTGGAAACAATTTACATGCCTCAGGTACACCCAGGGCCTCTTGCAGGTGCTGGGGAAGCTGGAAATACACTGCACTCTGTTGTGGAAAATATACAATCAGTGTCTGAGAGACGGTCCTCCAccagagctcagggagcagTTAAGAAGTGTGATAGCCCAGCAACAACTTTATGGGCTCACAATGAGTTACCAAATTTTGGAGGAAATGTTCTCctagctcctgctgctcctgcagtgtATGTACCTGCCAAACAGACTGTGGAAATCATTCAGCCCCCAGAAGAAGGCCTGTCTAATCAGCAGCCATGTAAACCAGGGACTATTGCTGTGCAGCACTCCCAGGATGGAAATCTAACTTTTGAAAATCTTGAGAATCCTCCCAAAATGGGAGAAGAGGAAGCACTTCAGTCTCAGGCAAGTTCTGGTTATGCAAGTTTATTGTCTTCTCCACCTACAGAGTCTTTGCAAAATCAGCCTATCCTGATTGCTCAGCCTAATCAAAGCTATAACTTGGCTCAGccaattaatttttctatttctctatCTAATCAGCTAAGCAACAATGAAAACAATCAGCCAATGAAGGACTCTGGAGTTGGGGACAAGCCTGCAATGGGTCCCCAAACTGGTGGGGAAAACATGCCATTACCTGTGATGCAAGTTGGATCTCTCTTAGTTAATGCACTTCCAAATACTAATCTGttaaaacataatttattaCAAAGTCCTGTTAATTCTTCCGATGCTGCTTCTAATCAGCCTGCAAACTTGCTTATGAAAACTCCTCTTAATTTGACTCCAGAAGGGCAAAAGAATGTCAATATGGAAGGCCTTGTTCCTGAATTTGCTAGCAAGCCAGGGTCTAACTCATCTGTTTCTCCTGGGACAAATCTTCCCAGTGGAAGTGCGAGTGGCCCTGTTAATTCCGTAGCACAGGCTAATAATTCTGCAAATCAATCAAGTGgcaaagaagctgctggagTGCTGGACTTCACAGTGTCACGGACATTGGAGAAAAGCAACCCAAGTAATTCTGTGCACAGTCAGTCACCCTCTGGTGCTGCAGCCCAACAGGCACGTGCCGAGGCGCCTGACAAGCAACATTTCTATCAACAGGTGACAAAAGATGCACAgcaccaggctgcagcagacCGAGCTGCACAGGGAGCCCTGCCACACGTGCAAGCAGCTCAAATGCAGCCACCAACATCTGGGCAGTCCTCAGTTCCTCCAGACTCCCAGATTTCCACAGGGGCTAAAGCCGTGCAGCAGGGGGAGAGCCAGGGGCTGGGTAACCGTGCCCAGCCTGAGGGGCCCCAAGAGGCAGGTTCAGCCCAGCCAAGGTACGAGCAGACGAGTCCCGGGAAGCAGCCGGTGTCAGAACAGCCTCCAGGtgctccagctgccacagcccctcctgccagcactgctcaggcagTCCCACCCAACGGGCAGCAAGACGTGCAGCGTCCAGCCCCTGCTCAGACCCCTCAGGAAGCCTTTGGTCCTCCCCAGAACCCTTACTACTACTACAGACATCCTTACGATGCTTACCAGGCCCCATATCCACCACCTTATCCTCCTGCAGaccccaggacagcagctcaCCTTTATTACATggtaagtttttatttttccctctcattCCCTGTCATATCTGTTATTAATTATCTTTTTTGAGTTATTTAAACAGTCATGTCACAATCAACATTCAACAGAACATTCAGAGTGAAGTGTTTTAAGTGTAGGGAAGATCCAGACAGCAGGAGCAAAAGTCACACTGAAAAGATTGTGGAACCTTAAGTAGTTGCTGATAGCAATTCCAATTGGCACAGATGTCAGCTCATAGCCATTTGTTTGGTTCTTTGGAAAAAGTTGGGAGTTGTAACTGGCTTGGCTGTCCAGGTGTTAAAACTTGGTTCCTGTCTGCCTCCTGAATTGTTGATGGTTTAGTAGAGAGGTTGAAGTGCCTTTAGCCCAGAcataatggggtttttttcccttgagttTAGGATATTCATAACTTGATGATAACTTCCGCCACAAGAAGTAATGAAAGCTAAACTGGTTTATTAACATGCATCTCTTCAGGTGCCACCGCTGTGGTGTGAATGGtgatgttttttggtttgaactGTTCATTTTGGAGGTGTGAAGCCTCTTCCCTTGGCTGTGCTTTTGCAGGAGGACAGCTACGGGCAGTACGACCCGCGGTACCGGCACTACGACAGCAGCAGCGGTGCCTACATGGAGCCTGGCAGTTACCGCTACCCCGAGCCCGAGCGGCCCAGCTCCAGGGCCAGCCACTGCTCCGACAGACCTTCCTCCAGGTGTGTAACTCCTCCACTGAGTCAAGGTTTGGATACCCCAAAGCAGGGAGGGTAGTGATGCCTGTCGAGGTTTCACAGCGTAAACCTCAGGGAGGAATTCCAGACCTCTCTGTGCGCTGCCCTAGGGACAGACGGTATCAAATGCCATGTGTGGAAAGGATCCAATTCCCCagccttttctcttccttttattcCCTTCATTCAGATCTCTGGGGGTTGTTGGTGTTTCTGCCAGGCAGGAAGTCACTGTGATAGCCTCAGTGCTGATGTTTGCTGTGAAAGAGCAGTGCAGGCCATGGGGTTATTAATCAATActcatttattttctgccttGCACTTAAGCAGGGGCCCCTCATTCTGTTAATGAATGGCACTTTTGGTCATTGTGTGGGATTTGCCTTGCAGGCACCATGGATACACAGTGGCTCAGGTGCTCAGGAGAGAGTGGTGAGTCAGGTGACAACAGGTCCATTTGTGTGACAATTCCCTCAGCTGTGGATGAGCTGTCCTCACAGGGCTCCCAGAATGTCTGAGTGGCAGAGGTGCTGTTTCATTTCACTGCAGGTTTTGATTAGAGAAACTTAAAAGCCTTGATCTGTCTGattaatacaaaataaagacatttgAGAGAGAGGAACAACATGTTCAGATGCTActtgaaaatgttaaataaaaccAGGATTAAATCTCTACTCAAGCAAGAAGCAGCAAGTTACCTTGAAGAGATTGCTGCTTTCTGATGATAATTGTGTAAGTTATTTGTATGAATTTCAAATCAATGACAAAATGTTACTGTTGTTACCTGCTGAGGGATTTGCAGTTTCTAACAGAGAAACTCCTGTTACCTGTCTGGAAATGATTAAACCCTTTGTAATGTTTGTCTGTTGTTGGTAGTTCACTCATGGAGCAGTGATCAAATTACAAATACAACTTTTTATTTACCATCTCCAGAAGATTATAGATGTATTTTGgtcttgaggaaaacaaaacaatggcTGTAGCTCCATGTGATAACTTTTACCATTTTCTTAAATGAATTTAAGTGTGCTGTGAGCTCTTGAAATGAGATGATAACCTCTGGTAGCACTTCCTGAGCTCCTATTTTTAGAAGGGGTTGAAGTTTCTGTACGTGGCAGATCAAAGGCTGTTAGAagtggctgtgtcagggctgaTGTGTGAGTGCCAGTGCACTCAGACAGGACTGTGgtgtggagctgcagggcagcagagctgtgtgtgtgtgaaactGCCCTGAATGTGCAGTGGGGCTGATGCAGCTCTCTGAACTGCTTGGAGAAAGGACTCAAATCTCTctggaggaggctggggaggctggTTGGGTGGCTAAACCTGCTCTGATAAGATCAGagctcctcctctgcagggtGAGTGCTGTGTTAGCAACTTCCCACACTCCTGCGCTCGCTGGGCCACTTTGGAGTTTGCACTCTCAGCTGTAGGGAAAGGTGGAAGTTTCCATCACTCCACACTAAATATCTTCATTAAATATCTTCACTTattgtgtgtgtgcacaggtgtgTTTGTGAGATCAATGCTCCTGTGTAGGTACAAACATACATGGATTTGTACATCtatatacatttatttatgtatataaatTTATGCACATGCATGTAGACACTGCATTTTTCATCTAACATTCATCCTCTGGCGTTTTAAACCAGAAATTCTAGGGTGATGACCTGAAAATGTTGTATAATAAAGGCTCATGATATTtcaatctttcttttttcatcagaAGAAATCATCTTTTTCTATACACTGACTCTTActttgctgtgttggttttagCCAGGTTTTTGTGCTTGTTTGGACAATCAGCTCTGTAAATGAGTATTTTCATCATCGTAAGCTAAATAATAAAACACTGTTAAATTTGGAGAAGCTATTATTTCTTAATGAATTGTTAAATTACCGACTTCTCTGTTGAGAAAGTTCAATGGATGCTAATTATAGCAGTAGTTTTTGTGATTAATTGTCTGTAAGTAATTAAACTTATCACCAAAGCAGTTTATAAAGCCACTAAATAATGGTGTGCTAAGGGCTGTCAGCTTTTGATGGCACACAACAATTTAGTGGTATATTGGGTTGTAAAGTCTTAATTTTATGATTCCTTGGTTTCTTGGAAATGCATTATTTTAACTATGAAACTCTGTCTAATCAATTGCATAGAGTATTTCCTACTTCCTCCTGAATTTagaagagattaaggaggaaTAACAACTTTTTTTATACTTGTGTGTTTCTTTCAGGCAAGGGTACCCAGAAGATTATTATGGAAAAGGTGGCTGGAGTGATTATTATTCAGGCTATTACCCAAACTCCTATGATTATGGAGGTAAGGTTTGCAAAagaattctgattttatttccatGGATTTTCCTCACTTCAGCCTTCAGCTTGCCTTTCCTTTGTGCAAATATTTCATTGTAAGGGAGTACAGAGCAGTCTTGTTCCATGTGTTGCCTTTCACTGGGGTGTGTCTTTGGTGTGTGCCCTGAAGGCAACCTGTAAAGTGAATTTTAGGTGGGTGTAAACAGAAGTTGACTCACAACTGGAGTTTGGTTTTGTCCATCATTATCTAATTGCTCACTGAGACATGCTGGCATTGGGAATCTGGAGGTAATTGCTTGTGGGAGGGTTTTAAGCAACATCTGTCCACATCCTGAGATGTTTTGCTTGGCACTCTGCAGACTGATTACAGAGATTCTGTGAATGTCATGTGAACAAATAGCAGGATTGAGTTTTAGAGATGTTAGAAAGATCTGATGGCAACCACTGACCCCCTCCAAGAGTAACTAACTATAACACCCATGTTCCTCTGAAAGATgtgaaattgattttttaaagctttttttaaagctaaaaaGGAGTGGACATATTTATGTAGCTTTAATTCATCGATTTGATTTTGCTCTGTGCTTCAAGACCAAACCAGCTAATAATTAAAGAGAAAGGAGTAGAAAAAGATTATGGTCTgaagcatttgtttttcatttccaaagatCCAAGTCGCTGGGAACGATACCCTTATGACCCCAGGTACAGAGACCCCAGAAGTTACGACCAGAGGTACTGGTACGATGCTGAGCACAACCCTTACCAGAAGAGAGAAGCATATCCATATGGCAGCAGGTTTGTGCACTCAATCCATGTTCTCCCAGTGCcctttgcagagctggggcagcacatTCTCTCCAGCAGATTATTAAAATGCAGTGTTACACATATTTCACCGTGTTGCTAGTTCTTTCTGTAGCTTTAACGTAGGTCATTGAGGGAAAACAGATGAGCTGTCACATCACTCTGAGAGAAGGACTGAAGGTAGCAGCACTGGTTTTTAGACCACTTGAACACTGTGTGGGTTTTTAGAACACACTCTGAGTGTGATACTGATCTTGATCTTGATCTTGAATTGTCGTTGTTAGGGCGGACACGACATACAGAGTGACACGATGGAATCTCTTCAGAAGGCTCTTTATTATGGCTGCGTGCTgtcttttatacagtttttacaaACCTCAGGTGTAACTTCTAATGGGTTAATAGCTTTTTTGTTAATTATCCTATTGGTTAGTAAAAGGTGTTTCACTTGTCTATCAAATCTATCTATTCttggattgtttacatattttctttactgattgtcatcaggacaaggaggaaaatTTCCTTCTTATTACAGCTGCATTTTCACTCTCAAAATAGATTGTTGTATTAAAGGAACTTCCCATTCTTAAAACACCTTCATATGTGAACTTACAAACTGCTTGTTAGCAGCACTTAGAAGCAACAACAGGCAGCTTTTTACCCTATTCCCCTACACTGAATAATCCGGATGAACTCCATGAGGGAATTCCAGTTTATTTACTGTAACAACAACCTCTGTAGGCAGTGTCTGGAGTGAGGCACAGTTCCCCTGaccctcccctccctcacacccgtgggctgagctggctcctgctctctgtgcccCTCAGGAGTGACCGCTACGAGGACAACTGGCGCTACGACCCGCGCTTCGCCGGCAGCTTCGACGACGACGCGGAGCCGCACCGGGACCCCTACGGCGACGACTTTGACCGGCGCAGCGTCCACAGCGAGCACTCGGGCCACAGCCTGCGCAGCTCCCGCAGCGTGcacagccaccacagcagcTTCAGCTCCCGCTCCCAGCAGGTCAGTCCCAGCTGCACGCACCAGCCCGGCGCTTGGCTCTCCTGGGGGTGGGTGAAGCGttagaaaacaggaaaatgtttcaTGGGTTAGCACGGGGAGtttgtgttttcaaaaattCCGTAAGCTAAGGCTGTTTTGTGATATAGTTTTGAACTTAATGTTTGGCGCGGTTGGCAAGAGAACTTTAACTAAAATCAGCACTCAGCTGTGCAAGTTGctacacacagagaaatggaaaatttcctCTGCTGAATCCATTTGCTGTTTGTGAGAATGTTGCCTTCCCTGTGCTTGGCTGTAGTGGATGGCGTGCCTGGCTTTGTGTAATGTCATTTTTCTCATCATGAGCTTGGCTGTGTTACTGAACTTGGGATGTGTTAAAGGACTAACTCCATGTTTGTATGATGTTATTTTgactttaaaagcaaaaaccaaAGCTAACTGATTACTCATCCACTCACACCACAAATACAGATACCTGAAAACCTCAGAGAATATTTGGCTAATTTTTGAGGTATGGTTTTTGCTCATGTAATGGCTCATTTTACCTGTAGTTAGTTTATCACGTTTCTTGAAGGTTTAGGTACTTTTCCAATCTGAATTCCAATTCATTTAATAATGTTTGAAGTAGTATTGGATATTGTTTAGGCATAAATCTTTAGGCACCTGATGTCATTTGGCATTTCTTGGGATTTTTCAATTGGGATTTTCTGTCTGTTAGAGCAGAGGTGAACACTCCTACTGACCCACAGTTGTTGGTAACAGAACTCGTGCTATAATCTTAACTTTTCACACAAGCACATAGAAATTCTGTTATGAGAGAACTGAACATGCTCGGATATGAACAGATCAAATGATGGTAAAAAACACTGGGGGAGAAGACAAAGATAATTAATTACCTGCACAGAAGAGTCTCCCAGGGTGTCTTTCTGCAAGGCAGTGGTGCAGTAAGCCCGGTTCACAAGAAGAGAAGCTGTCAGGAAGGaatgctccctgcctgcagtcctgcttgctgtgctgcttGCTCTGTTTAACCCCCAGCTAACCCTCACTAATCTGATCTGCCTAGAGCCAGCTCTACAGGAGCAATCACGACCTAACGGGCG
Proteins encoded in this window:
- the SEC16A gene encoding protein transport protein Sec16A isoform X1, with amino-acid sequence MQQPPQPVPPGAAPPPPAGVARNMYWRNSPLSKRGNAAAAPVQPVTDPFAFGRQTPQGPPLDNPPKGSAPAFPQPAPGQPPARTGDSPHGPHASLPAPGSQAGISTSTFSNVPVPSPSLGYAVNSAAEGHPNADLGLRGPAVPLHYNPAAAVENSFSVHPGMVSAANKAGARQDGGRDANNAPSALFPPPPQQPGSQWRPGGNVQSPVRNFVPYPEPSPQTDVHNISQPPVSTSHPPPHTSVLQGPGHPGVPQNILQAPLSAGCERNGKNGPANSSHHMNSIQPGNVFRQNTEMTNPWFSQPYQEQFYPQPPLQDSGFVLPTAQENNPKNQSPAMSETSNRSIPTDRDPGTLSMFFKGDEAENEEILSSEKNYVMEKTEFDACQQNSASLYHQPVHPQQVATNILSQAQLGTGSAGEMVQKGMDVQYFPKLLSHQEAQAAKHSLFAGDDKAQIGDTAGSQYENVENLECIQNQEVLPSGPQGISASSPAAGPDPYRYGSFPGQVLPKNAAVSHAEGGPNLEAPDSLPHPVRPDSVSSNYSTISHRSTSSSARPPEQAGTFIQQEIGKPEEESSASFFKQIDSSPLGGDSGELNLSKSYHGNLSQPPTPSPPKPTGVFQTSANSSFEPVRSHGVGIKPAEIDQAKMVVELRENHSNQKNIKKNTAVPAASPGNLEQPPDNLETIYMPQVHPGPLAGAGEAGNTLHSVVENIQSVSERRSSTRAQGAVKKCDSPATTLWAHNELPNFGGNVLLAPAAPAVYVPAKQTVEIIQPPEEGLSNQQPCKPGTIAVQHSQDGNLTFENLENPPKMGEEEALQSQASSGYASLLSSPPTESLQNQPILIAQPNQSYNLAQPINFSISLSNQLSNNENNQPMKDSGVGDKPAMGPQTGGENMPLPVMQVGSLLVNALPNTNLLKHNLLQSPVNSSDAASNQPANLLMKTPLNLTPEGQKNVNMEGLVPEFASKPGSNSSVSPGTNLPSGSASGPVNSVAQANNSANQSSGKEAAGVLDFTVSRTLEKSNPSNSVHSQSPSGAAAQQARAEAPDKQHFYQQVTKDAQHQAAADRAAQGALPHVQAAQMQPPTSGQSSVPPDSQISTGAKAVQQGESQGLGNRAQPEGPQEAGSAQPRYEQTSPGKQPVSEQPPGAPAATAPPASTAQAVPPNGQQDVQRPAPAQTPQEAFGPPQNPYYYYRHPYDAYQAPYPPPYPPADPRTAAHLYYMEDSYGQYDPRYRHYDSSSGAYMEPGSYRYPEPERPSSRASHCSDRPSSRQGYPEDYYGKGGWSDYYSGYYPNSYDYGDPSRWERYPYDPRYRDPRSYDQRYWYDAEHNPYQKREAYPYGSRSDRYEDNWRYDPRFAGSFDDDAEPHRDPYGDDFDRRSVHSEHSGHSLRSSRSVHSHHSSFSSRSQQSQLYRSNHDLTGAAYETPAQAASLHADYPYGGYDPSFDGQQPFPDYGYPAETGWAAVEQAPLRPSTPEKFSVPHICARFGPGGFLIKALPNLPSEGQPALVEIHSMETMLQHSPEQEEMRAFPGPLAKDETHKVDVINFAQSKAAQCFKNENLIDKESASLLWDFIVLLCRQNGTVVGTDLAELLLRDHKTVWLPGKSPNEANLIDFTNEALEQVEEESGEAQLSFLTDNLLTTVDSFEKETERFRELLLYGRKKDALESAMKHGLWGHALLLASKMDSRTHARVMTRFANSLPINDPLQTVYQLMSGRMPAASTCCGDEKWGDWRPHLAMVLSNLTNNVDLESRTIATMGDTLASKGLLDAAHFCYLMAQVGFGVYTRKTTKLVLIGSNHSLPFLKFATNEAIQRTEAYEYAQSLGSQPGCLPNFQVFKFIYACRLAEMGLAAQAFHYCEVISRTVLKDPHYYSPVLIGQLIQMSSQLRLFDPQIKEKPEQESFIEPSWLVTLRHVDGQIKEGAIAYTTDRSTPPPYECSTPSSELDRASQCEGGGGRDVGPGAENALLASLLPNMAQQMQSVQLMPSVPQAVLDGSAAMIPPGDQGSVPFYPVAPQPLGPGPGFAQGFSHPYGNEPSPLYLGSTLPPGGPPQEMEPQPEEPKNLETGMQRVAPESSSQNSFPEQREDDFYGRMANMGYGRRSRTTSESSAHSVGRERSNSAAKQPSPPPSAPAGKETKKETKKEAAPRKTGGTWFRWLMGKGKNEAHLPDDKNKSIVWDEQKQRWVNLDEPEEESKPPPPPPTGFPKAAQAAPPGPGGPPGASVNVFSRRAAGSRARYVDVLNPGGTKASGAVPAPSDLFAPLAPMPIPANVFVPNSVPGESQPMEGSGAAEHTAAANQTNTDPAVDPEYLNPAALPPGSGLHVPNPDGSQSGELSRSSSMSSLSREVSQHFNQPATVPPSGAPSAGAVPFYNPSQFAQSPAATGSSRLGRIGQRKYPTLK
- the SEC16A gene encoding protein transport protein Sec16A isoform X2 produces the protein MQQPPQPVPPGAAPPPPAGVARNMYWRNSPLSKRGNAAAAPVQPVTDPFAFGRQTPQGPPLDNPPKGSAPAFPQPAPGQPPARTGDSPHGPHASLPAPGSQAGISTSTFSNVPVPSPSLGYAVNSAAEGHPNADLGLRGPAVPLHYNPAAAVENSFSVHPGMVSAANKAGARQDGGRDANNAPSALFPPPPQQPGSQWRPGGNVQSPVRNFVPYPEPSPQTDVHNISQPPVSTSHPPPHTSVLQGPGHPGVPQNILQAPLSAGCERNGKNGPANSSHHMNSIQPGNVFRQNTEMTNPWFSQPYQEQFYPQPPLQDSGFVLPTAQENNPKNQSPAMSETSNRSIPTDRDPGTLSMFFKGDEAENEEILSSEKNYVMEKTEFDACQQNSASLYHQPVHPQQVATNILSQAQLGTGSAGEMVQKGMDVQYFPKLLSHQEAQAAKHSLFAGDDKAQIGDTAGSQYENVENLECIQNQEVLPSGPQGISASSPAAGPDPYRYGSFPGQVLPKNAAVSHAEGGPNLEAPDSLPHPVRPDSVSSNYSTISHRSTSSSARPPEQAGTFIQQEIGKPEEESSASFFKQIDSSPLGGDSGELNLSKSYHGNLSQPPTPSPPKPTGVFQTSANSSFEPVRSHGVGIKPAEIDQAKMVVELRENHSNQKNIKKNTAVPAASPGNLEQPPDNLETIYMPQVHPGPLAGAGEAGNTLHSVVENIQSVSERRSSTRAQGAVKKCDSPATTLWAHNELPNFGGNVLLAPAAPAVYVPAKQTVEIIQPPEEGLSNQQPCKPGTIAVQHSQDGNLTFENLENPPKMGEEEALQSQASSGYASLLSSPPTESLQNQPILIAQPNQSYNLAQPINFSISLSNQLSNNENNQPMKDSGVGDKPAMGPQTGGENMPLPVMQVGSLLVNALPNTNLLKHNLLQSPVNSSDAASNQPANLLMKTPLNLTPEGQKNVNMEGLVPEFASKPGSNSSVSPGTNLPSGSASGPVNSVAQANNSANQSSGKEAAGVLDFTVSRTLEKSNPSNSVHSQSPSGAAAQQARAEAPDKQHFYQQVTKDAQHQAAADRAAQGALPHVQAAQMQPPTSGQSSVPPDSQISTGAKAVQQGESQGLGNRAQPEGPQEAGSAQPRYEQTSPGKQPVSEQPPGAPAATAPPASTAQAVPPNGQQDVQRPAPAQTPQEAFGPPQNPYYYYRHPYDAYQAPYPPPYPPADPRTAAHLYYMEDSYGQYDPRYRHYDSSSGAYMEPGSYRYPEPERPSSRASHCSDRPSSRQGYPEDYYGKGGWSDYYSGYYPNSYDYGDPSRWERYPYDPRYRDPRSYDQRYWYDAEHNPYQKREAYPYGSRSDRYEDNWRYDPRFAGSFDDDAEPHRDPYGDDFDRRSVHSEHSGHSLRSSRSVHSHHSSFSSRSQQSQLYRSNHDLTGAAYETPAQAASLHADYPYGGYDPSFDGQQPFPDYGYPAETGWAAVEQAPLRPSTPEKFSVPHICARFGPGGFLIKALPNLPSEGQPALVEIHSMETMLQHSPEQEEMRAFPGPLAKDETHKVDVINFAQSKAAQCFKNENLIDKESASLLWDFIVLLCRQNGTVVGTDLAELLLRDHKTVWLPGKSPNEANLIDFTNEALEQVEEESGEAQLSFLTDNLLTTVDSFEKETERFRELLLYGRKKDALESAMKHGLWGHALLLASKMDSRTHARVMTRFANSLPINDPLQTVYQLMSGRMPAASTCCGDEKWGDWRPHLAMVLSNLTNNVDLESRTIATMGDTLASKGLLDAAHFCYLMAQVGFGVYTRKTTKLVLIGSNHSLPFLKFATNEAIQRTEAYEYAQSLGSQPGCLPNFQVFKFIYACRLAEMGLAAQAFHYCEVISRTVLKDPHYYSPVLIGQLIQMSSQLRLFDPQIKEKPEQESFIEPSWLVTLRHVDGQIKEGAIAYTTDRSTPPPYECSTPSSELDRASQCEGGGGRDVGPGAENALLASLLPNMAQQMQSVQLMPSVPQAVLDGSAAMIPPGDQGSVPFYPVAPQPLGPGPGFAQGFSHPYGNEPSPLYLGSTLPPGGPPQEMEPQPEEPKNLETGMQRVAPESSSQNSFPEQREDDFYGRMANMGYGRRSRTTSESSAHSVGRERSNSAAKQPSPPPSAPAGKETKKETKKEAAPRKTGGTWFRWLMGKGKNEAHLPDDKNKSIVWDEQKQRWVNLDEPEEESKPPPPPPTGFPKAAQAAPPGPGGPPGASVNVFSRRAAGSRARYVDVLNPGGTKASGAVPAPSDLFAPLAPMPIPANVFVPNSVPGESQPMEGSGAAEHTAAANQTNTDPAVDPEYLNPAALPPGSGLHVPNPDGSQSGEPATVPPSGAPSAGAVPFYNPSQFAQSPAATGSSRLGRIGQRKYPTLK